In one window of Prosthecomicrobium sp. N25 DNA:
- the atpD gene encoding F0F1 ATP synthase subunit beta: MADNKIGRIRQVMGAVVDVQFDGHLPAILNSLETDNRGSRLVLEVAQHLGENTVRTIAMDSTEGLARGQEVVDTGNAIQVPVGDGTLGRIMNVIGEPVDEAGPIVHDKTRPIHASAPEYVEQSTEAEILVTGIKVVDLLAPYAKGGKIGLFGGAGVGKTVLIMELINNVAKAHGGFSVFAGVGERTREGNDLYHEMIESGVNKHGGGEGSKCALVYGQMNEPPGARARVALSGLTVAEDFRDRGQDVLFFVDNIFRFTQAGSEVSALLGRIPSAVGYQPTLATEMGALQERITTTTKGSITSVQAIYVPADDLTDPAPATSFAHLDATTVLSRSIAEKGIYPAVDPLDSTSRMLSPLIVGEEHYAVARQVQAILQRYKALQDIIAILGMDELSEEDKLTVSRARKIERFLSQPFFVAEVFTGSPGKLVPLKDTIRGFQGLVNGEYDHLPEAAFYMVGAIEEAVEKAKRLASAAA, encoded by the coding sequence ATGGCTGACAACAAGATCGGTCGCATTCGGCAGGTGATGGGCGCCGTCGTCGACGTCCAGTTCGACGGCCATCTGCCGGCGATCCTGAACTCGCTCGAGACGGACAACCGCGGCTCGCGCCTCGTGCTCGAGGTCGCCCAGCACCTCGGCGAGAACACCGTCCGCACGATCGCGATGGACTCGACCGAGGGCCTCGCCCGCGGCCAGGAGGTCGTCGACACCGGCAACGCCATTCAGGTGCCGGTCGGCGACGGCACGCTAGGCCGCATCATGAACGTCATCGGCGAGCCGGTCGACGAGGCCGGCCCGATCGTCCACGACAAGACCCGCCCGATCCACGCGTCCGCGCCCGAGTATGTCGAGCAGTCGACCGAGGCCGAGATTCTGGTCACGGGCATCAAGGTCGTGGACCTGCTCGCGCCTTACGCCAAGGGCGGCAAGATCGGCCTCTTCGGCGGCGCCGGCGTGGGCAAGACCGTGCTCATCATGGAGCTCATCAACAACGTCGCAAAGGCCCACGGCGGCTTCTCGGTCTTCGCCGGCGTCGGCGAGCGCACCCGCGAGGGCAACGACCTTTACCACGAGATGATCGAGTCCGGCGTGAACAAGCACGGCGGCGGCGAGGGCTCCAAGTGCGCCCTGGTGTACGGCCAGATGAACGAGCCGCCGGGCGCCCGCGCCCGCGTCGCGCTCTCCGGCCTGACCGTCGCCGAGGACTTCCGCGACCGCGGCCAGGACGTGCTCTTCTTCGTCGACAACATCTTCCGCTTCACCCAGGCGGGCTCCGAGGTGTCGGCGCTGCTCGGCCGCATCCCGAGCGCCGTCGGCTACCAGCCGACGCTCGCCACCGAGATGGGCGCCCTGCAGGAGCGCATCACCACGACCACCAAGGGCTCGATCACCTCGGTGCAGGCCATCTACGTGCCCGCCGACGACCTGACCGACCCGGCCCCGGCCACCTCCTTCGCCCACCTCGACGCCACGACCGTGCTGTCGCGCTCGATCGCCGAGAAGGGCATCTACCCGGCCGTGGACCCGCTCGACTCGACCTCGCGCATGCTCTCGCCCCTCATCGTCGGCGAGGAGCACTACGCGGTGGCCCGACAGGTGCAGGCGATCCTGCAGCGCTACAAGGCGCTCCAGGACATCATCGCGATCCTGGGCATGGACGAGCTTTCCGAAGAGGACAAGCTCACCGTCTCCCGCGCCCGCAAGATCGAGCGTTTCCTGTCGCAGCCCTTCTTCGTGGCCGAGGTCTTCACCGGCTCGCCCGGCAAGCTCGTGCCGCTGAAGGACACGATCCGCGGCTTCCAGGGCCTCGTGAACGGCGAATACGACCATCTCCCCGAGGCCGCCTTCTACATGGTCGGCGCGATCGAGGAAGCGGTCGAGAAGGCCAAGCGCCTCGCCTCCGCCGCGGCCTGA
- a CDS encoding F0F1 ATP synthase subunit gamma, translated as MPSLKSLRNRIASVKATQKITKAMQMVAAAKLRRAQLSAEAARPYAERMSAVLANLGAAFEGRTDAPVLLAGNGRSDVHLLVVCTAERGLCGAFNTSISRLARDHANRLIADGKTVKILCVGRKGADVLRRQFGDKIIEVIELKGIRSIGFGEAQMVARKVLDLFAAGGFDVATLFFSRFRSVILQIPTAQRLIPAEFPEGAAGAGTNGAIYEVEPSEEEILEDLLPRNVAVQVFRALLENAASEQGARMSAMDSATRNAGEMIKKLTQTYNRTRQAMITKELIEIISGAEAV; from the coding sequence ATGCCGAGCCTAAAGTCACTGCGCAACCGCATCGCCTCCGTGAAGGCGACGCAGAAGATCACCAAGGCCATGCAGATGGTCGCGGCCGCCAAGCTGCGTCGAGCGCAGTTGTCGGCCGAAGCCGCCCGGCCCTATGCCGAGCGGATGTCCGCCGTGCTCGCCAACCTGGGCGCCGCCTTCGAGGGACGCACCGACGCGCCCGTCCTGCTCGCCGGCAACGGCCGGTCGGACGTGCATCTCCTGGTCGTCTGCACCGCCGAGCGCGGCCTTTGCGGCGCCTTCAACACCTCGATCTCCCGCCTCGCCCGCGACCACGCCAATCGGCTGATTGCGGACGGAAAGACGGTCAAGATCCTCTGCGTCGGCCGCAAGGGCGCGGACGTCCTGCGCCGCCAGTTCGGCGACAAGATCATCGAGGTGATCGAGCTGAAGGGCATCCGCTCGATCGGCTTCGGCGAGGCCCAGATGGTCGCCCGCAAGGTGCTCGACCTCTTCGCAGCCGGCGGCTTCGACGTGGCGACGCTCTTCTTCTCGCGCTTCCGCTCCGTGATCCTGCAGATCCCGACGGCCCAGCGGCTGATCCCGGCCGAGTTCCCCGAGGGCGCGGCCGGCGCCGGCACCAACGGCGCGATCTACGAGGTCGAGCCGAGCGAGGAGGAGATCCTCGAGGACCTGCTGCCGCGCAACGTCGCGGTCCAGGTCTTCCGGGCCCTGCTAGAGAATGCCGCCTCCGAACAGGGCGCGCGCATGTCCGCGATGGACAGCGCCACCCGCAACGCGGGCGAGATGATCAAGAAGCTGACGCAGACCTACAACCGGACGCGTCAGGCCATGATCACCAAGGAACTGATCGAAATCATCTCGGGCGCCGAGGCTGTCTGA
- a CDS encoding F0F1 ATP synthase subunit delta: protein MTETTIVSGVASRYAGALFELALDAGVVDEVGTALDGFDRLVKESPDLARLVRSPVFAAEEQLRAVGAVLDRAGIGGLAANLIKLAAQNRRLFVVPDMIRGYRALVAVHRGEATADVVSAEPLSETQVSALKDALRGVTGGKDVKLESSVDPSLIGGLIVKIGSRMIDTSLKTKLTSLKVALKEVR from the coding sequence TTGACTGAGACAACCATCGTATCCGGCGTGGCGTCGCGTTATGCGGGCGCCCTGTTCGAGCTGGCGCTCGACGCCGGCGTCGTCGACGAGGTCGGGACGGCGCTCGACGGCTTCGACCGGCTCGTCAAGGAGAGCCCGGACCTTGCCCGTCTCGTCAGGAGCCCCGTCTTCGCCGCCGAGGAGCAGCTCCGCGCCGTCGGCGCGGTCCTCGACCGGGCCGGCATCGGCGGCCTCGCCGCCAACCTGATCAAGCTCGCCGCGCAGAACCGTCGTCTCTTCGTCGTCCCCGACATGATCCGGGGCTACCGCGCGCTGGTCGCCGTCCACCGGGGCGAGGCGACGGCCGACGTGGTTTCGGCCGAGCCTCTCTCCGAGACGCAGGTTTCCGCGCTCAAGGACGCGCTTCGCGGCGTGACCGGCGGCAAGGACGTCAAACTCGAATCGTCTGTGGATCCGTCCCTCATCGGCGGGCTGATCGTGAAGATCGGCAGCCGCATGATCGACACCTCGCTCAAGACGAAACTCACTTCCCTCAAGGTCGCACTGAAAGAGGTCCGCTGA
- the atpA gene encoding F0F1 ATP synthase subunit alpha, with amino-acid sequence MDIRAAEISAILKEQIRNFGQEAEVSEVGQVLSVGDGIARVYGLDKVQAGEMVEFANGIRGMALNLEVDNVGIVIFGSDRDIKEGDTVKRTGAIVDVPVGKGLLGRVVDGLGNPIDGKGPIPATERRRVDVKAPGIIPRKSVHEPMSTGLKAVDALIPIGRGQRELIIGDRQTGKTAIALDTILNQKPINALGDESQKLYCVYVAVGQKRSTVAQFVKVLEEHGALEYSIVVAATASDPAPMQFIAPFSGCAMGEYFRDNGMHAVIIYDDLSKQAVAYRQMSLLLRRPPGREAYPGDVFYLHSRLLERAAKLNKDNGLGSLTALPVIETQANDVSAYIPTNVISITDGQIFLETDLFYQGIRPAVNVGLSVSRVGSSAQIKAMKQVAGKIKGELAQYREMAAFAQFGSDLDAVTQKLLNRGARLTELLKQPQFSPLKTEEQVAVIYAGINGYLDPLPVARVRAFEDGLLRLLRSEHQSLLDGIRDKKELTDELGARLKAVVEGFAKSFS; translated from the coding sequence ATGGATATCCGGGCGGCGGAAATTTCCGCAATCCTCAAGGAGCAGATCAGGAACTTCGGCCAGGAGGCCGAGGTATCCGAGGTCGGCCAGGTTCTCTCCGTCGGCGACGGCATCGCGCGCGTCTACGGCCTCGACAAGGTCCAGGCCGGCGAGATGGTCGAGTTCGCGAACGGGATCCGCGGGATGGCGCTGAACCTCGAGGTCGACAACGTCGGCATCGTGATCTTCGGCTCCGACCGGGACATCAAGGAAGGCGATACGGTCAAGCGCACCGGCGCGATCGTGGACGTCCCCGTCGGCAAGGGCCTGCTCGGCCGCGTGGTCGACGGCCTGGGCAACCCGATCGACGGCAAGGGCCCGATCCCGGCGACCGAGCGCCGCCGTGTCGACGTCAAGGCCCCGGGCATCATCCCGCGCAAGTCGGTGCACGAGCCGATGTCCACCGGCCTCAAGGCCGTCGACGCGCTCATCCCGATCGGCCGCGGCCAGCGCGAGCTCATCATCGGCGACCGCCAGACCGGCAAGACCGCCATCGCGCTCGACACGATCCTGAACCAGAAGCCGATCAACGCACTCGGCGACGAGAGCCAGAAGCTCTACTGCGTCTACGTCGCCGTCGGCCAGAAGCGCTCGACGGTCGCCCAGTTCGTCAAGGTGCTCGAGGAGCACGGCGCGCTGGAATACTCGATCGTCGTCGCCGCCACGGCCTCCGACCCGGCGCCGATGCAGTTCATCGCGCCGTTCTCCGGTTGCGCCATGGGCGAGTACTTCCGCGACAACGGCATGCACGCGGTCATCATCTACGACGACCTCTCCAAGCAGGCCGTCGCCTATCGCCAGATGTCGCTCCTGCTCCGCCGCCCGCCGGGCCGCGAAGCCTACCCGGGCGACGTGTTCTACCTGCACTCCCGCCTGCTCGAGCGCGCCGCCAAGCTGAACAAGGACAACGGCCTTGGTTCGCTGACCGCGCTGCCCGTGATCGAGACCCAGGCGAACGACGTGTCGGCTTACATTCCGACCAACGTCATCTCGATCACCGACGGCCAGATCTTCCTCGAGACCGACCTCTTCTACCAGGGCATCCGTCCGGCCGTGAACGTCGGCCTGTCGGTGTCGCGCGTCGGCTCCTCGGCCCAGATCAAGGCGATGAAGCAGGTCGCCGGCAAGATCAAGGGCGAGCTCGCGCAGTATCGCGAGATGGCCGCCTTCGCGCAGTTCGGTTCGGACCTCGACGCGGTGACGCAGAAGCTCCTGAACCGCGGCGCCCGCCTGACCGAACTCCTGAAGCAGCCGCAGTTCTCGCCGCTGAAGACGGAAGAGCAGGTCGCGGTCATCTACGCCGGCATCAACGGCTACCTCGATCCGCTGCCGGTCGCCCGCGTCCGCGCCTTCGAGGACGGCCTGCTCCGGCTGCTCCGCTCCGAGCATCAGTCCCTGCTCGACGGCATCCGGGACAAGAAGGAACTGACCGACGAACTCGGCGCGCGCCTCAAGGCCGTGGTCGAGGGCTTCGCCAAGTCCTTCTCCTGA
- a CDS encoding F0F1 ATP synthase subunit epsilon — protein MAEAFKFELVSPERLLMSEDVAQVVVPASEGQFTMLRGHSPFMSTIRPGVIEVTREAGKIARIFVRGGFAEASPTSLTILAERAIPVEELRADVIAREIQDASEDVADAQTDEKRRLAQEKLDQLREVQAVLGNVGSAH, from the coding sequence ATGGCTGAAGCGTTCAAGTTCGAGCTGGTCTCCCCCGAGCGGCTCCTCATGTCCGAGGACGTCGCCCAGGTGGTCGTCCCGGCCTCCGAGGGCCAGTTCACCATGCTTCGGGGTCACTCCCCCTTCATGTCGACCATCCGCCCCGGCGTGATCGAGGTGACCCGAGAGGCCGGCAAGATCGCACGCATTTTCGTGCGCGGCGGCTTCGCGGAGGCTTCGCCGACCAGCCTGACGATCCTCGCCGAGCGCGCGATCCCGGTCGAGGAACTCAGGGCCGACGTGATCGCCCGGGAAATCCAGGACGCCTCCGAGGACGTCGCCGACGCCCAGACCGACGAGAAGCGGCGCCTCGCCCAGGAGAAGCTGGACCAGCTCCGCGAAGTCCAGGCCGTCCTCGGCAACGTGGGTTCGGCGCACTGA